Within Lolium rigidum isolate FL_2022 chromosome 5, APGP_CSIRO_Lrig_0.1, whole genome shotgun sequence, the genomic segment CATTCGATTTATTTGGTGTATCCGGGCGAGGAAATTGATGCTTCTGTGAAAtgatttggggaagaacagggcaAATTTTTGGGCACATTCTACTATGAGTTAACACTGGTTCTGGGTTGGCATCGCTGAGATAGTTTTGAGTTGATTCATGTGCTGTGTGGTggggggcagagccgcgtgacttCAAATTCAGCATAGTAGAATGCAGGATCAATACAGTATTATTCTTCAGCCGTAGCTGCAAATTCAGCATAAATCAGACTTCCCCATCTGGCGCTCTTGGGTTTTATACTAATACTACTAACATGCTAGTCATTTCATTTGCAGTGCCAACGATATGTGCAAGGACGCAAAGAGGCAGACAATCAATGCCGAGGATGTGTTCAAGGCGCTCGATGAGATTGACTTCCCAGAGTTCGTAGAGCCCCTCAGGACTTCCTTGGAAGGTCAGTGTCGTTGTCTCCTATGTTCTGTTACAGCCTGTTGTTCTTGTTCCTCAGCCGTGTACATCAAGTATATATTGTCCTTGGCTTTAGATTCTTCAGAAAAAGACATTATCTTTTATATCGTTTCGAATGTGAGAGCATACATATTTGTTGGTAGCAACGATAGGATTTCTTTGGCTGTTCATATAATTATGAATGAGTGGTTCATGCTACCGTATTTAGATGCAACGGTGTTAAAAAGAACATTCAGGTTTATCTGATTGCCCTCAATCCTTTCTGCAGTCTCTGGTTTTATTTGGACTTATCTGTAGGAATAATTCAGTTTTCTCGGGTTTATTCGTGTTTATCTGTCCATCTGTAGGAACAAATCAGTTTAGAAACAAATTTGTTCCAGCATCCTCTGGTTTTATTTGGACTTATCTACATTCCATCTGATGCAAGTCCTTTGCCCTGTTTCTGTTTCAGAGTTCAGAACCAAAAACGCGGCCCGGAAGCCAGCAACGGCCAAAAAGCAAACTGAGAAGAAAAGGAAATTGGATAATGAGCCAGCTCCTCAAGAGGAGCAAAACGGTGCAGCTGATGAAGCCAACCCCAACGCCGATGAGGATTAGTATTCGACCTTGGTGATAGGCTGGATCTGAATTACAGTACTACATTAGTGTGTCTGCTTTCTTACCAGTATGCCCCTTGTGCTATGTATGGCCACGTCCCTACGTGCAAAACTGTTGTCTACTAGAGATCGTGATGTATAACTCATGTTTCTGTTCCAAACATTGTTGGTTATGCTAGCTCAAATGGTGAACCTTGTTCTTGTGCTATTTAAATTACCACCTCATGGGAAGCACCTTTTTGGGGTTCATGGTAGCACATGAATAATTTGATTGGAGTAGTGTTCTATGCAAAGTACACATCTTCTGATACTGAATGTATATTCTAACCTGTCAATGTGTGCTGTCACTCTGGAGAATGTCTATATAAATTGCCATTGAACTGTTGAAATCGAAGATATGGGCTTATGGTGATACAACACATAAACTAAAAACATAACTTAAACCACGTTCTATCTATAATCAGTCTGAAACTTGAATTGATGAACTGAATATGCTTCTCAGATTGATATACAACAGTTGCTTGGAACAAGGACTGAAAAGGCCAAAACAGGATCAAAATTCAGACCGAGCAGAGAGCATGAACTGAAAACAGCCTCAATAGTTCAGACCAAGCATGATATCATGATGTATAACTCGTATTTCGGTTTCAAACATCACCAGTTATGCCAGCTCAAATGATGTACTATTTAAATTACCAGCTCTGATAAACCACTGTTGTAGGGTAAATGGTACGCATGCAGAATTAGATTGAGAGCTACTGGTTCTCTATGCACAATCTTGGTGGAATAACTCACTGCACACATGTTGTTCTGATACTGAAAGTACACGCTAGCCTGTCAATGTGTAGCTTTACAAAGTACGAAAATCCTACATAGTATGATGCAGCAAATGAATTAAACCCATAACTTAAACCGAGATGTATCTATGATCGAAATGAAACTCGACTCTGCAGACTGAATATGCAATAAAAGTTCAGACCAAACAGAGAAGATGAGCTGAAAAAAGGCTCAAAGTTGAAAATTCAGACAGAGCGAGCGTCAGTTACTATTGAAACCTGCCAGGATAACCATGTATCCTCGGTCAAGTACAGATCTCAAACTCAACCACTAGCTACAAGAAAATTCATTTGATTGGATAACTATGGTTGATAATAGGCCAATAGTACATTAATAATTAGATTGGAAGCTGCTTGTTTTGCATGCATCATCTTAGTGGAATTTCTCATTGCACATGTTGTTCTTATACAGAAAGTACTTCCTAAGCTCCAATGTGTGCGGTCAgtgaaacaaagaaaaataacTTTTGCCATGAAAATGTTTGAAATCAAAGCAATGGATCCACCGAAAACATGAATGAATATCTGCCTATATAGAGAAAACTATATATCCTCTATCTTGTTCTGGTACTGGTAGTACTTGCTAGCTACTCTCCGTTCTTTTTTAGTATACATCTTAGACTAAAATTTTGTTCCATATTAGCATTTTAGCTTTGCAATCAAGAACAGcacatccaaatttagaaaaatcttcgACATCCttttcgggacggagggagtactacttttAACCAATCCAAACAACATTAAAATTAATGTCATCCAATAGAGAGAGTATGACTGCTTTGTTTTCTGTGTTGTTCTTGATtacccaaatttagacaaatctctgaCATCCTTttcgggacagagggagtagtattaAATGACTTCCTAATTGGTTCTTAAAATttgtagaatgtagactaaaatagaatggagggagtacatgctaGTCTGCCAATATGCACCGTCATAAAGACCAAAAAATATACATAGTTTGCCATGGAACTATTTGAAATCAAAGATATGGACTATGATGCAGCACatatatcaacatcataacttaatTGAGGTATATATTTATGACCAGCCTAAAACTTGGCTTGATAGACTGAAAATGCAATATACCCTACAAGTTTGAGTGAGCTTTATAGATTACAATTTTCTCGGAACATGAACTGAAAACAGGACCTAAGTTCAGACAGAGCAGAGAACATGAAGTGAAAACAGACTGAAAGCTGAAAATTCAGACCAAGCAGGCGTTTGTGCCTCTGAAACCTGCCTATATAACATGAATCCTCAGTCAAGTTCAGATCCCAAATTCAACCACTAGCTACATAAGTTTTCAAATTCAACCACTAGCTACAAGTAAATTCTCAAATTCAAGCACTATCTACCAGTAAATGTGGAATTATGAAGGTATCATCCAGAGAAATAGTACTTGGTCATGGACCCAAAACGATCTGACCAGCCTAAAAAAACACTATAACACGTAAGGTAGTGAACTGCATTGTACTTCAGTCTGAACCCCATTTCCTAATAACTCTTTCTTTCGCAGACAACTCGGCACTTCCTTTGACAGGCATTGCAGCCAATTCGCTGCTGGCTATAGGAGTTGATTTTGGCCTAGAACCGGGCGCCGCCATGCCCCGAGAAACGCAATAAGCCGCAAAGGTGATTGCACGCCGTATCTGCCGCAGCACAAGCAGCAGCGGATTGACAGCAGCTGCCACCAGCACGTTGAAGTTCGCAATCAGGAAGAACTGCGATGCAAAATCAAGCAACAGTTAACACCACTACCATTCATGTTAAAGGAACTAGGCAAAGTAACACATTATAATTGTTCATTACCGCCGCGATAATGCCGAGGATCGTGAGAACAGTTTGCTTCGCCGCATCCCAGAAACCTCCGCTGCTAAACCACCTGAAccaaccgccgccaccgccgcctcctcctcctccagacctTCCTCCGCCCCCACGGGCTGCAGGACAAGGACCACCACGCCGAGCTCTTTGCTGCCTTGTTTCGGTTTCCATTCCACATAGCTCAAAACCTTCCATGCTGAGTCCCAAGGCACTCTCCTGCAAGGGATCATTCAATTGGTTATGCTGATACCCTTGTTGCTCTGTCAGGCGTCAAGGTTTAAACTTGTTACCGGCAATATAGTATCATCCTAATTTGTTGAGTTACAAGATCACTTGTGTCTGACATATTAGTTAGTAATTCCAAGATTTAAAAA encodes:
- the LOC124654668 gene encoding uncharacterized protein LOC124654668 produces the protein MSLAAPPAPPLPPPRLRAFRPSAAGQSRALSGRGRSLGSLGRAYYLFSGGGGWKQESALGLSMEGFELCGMETETRQQRARRGGPCPAARGGGGRSGGGGGGGGGGWFRWFSSGGFWDAAKQTVLTILGIIAAFFLIANFNVLVAAAVNPLLLVLRQIRRAITFAAYCVSRGMAAPGSRPKSTPIASSELAAMPVKGSAELSAKERVIRKWGSD